The following are encoded in a window of Urocitellus parryii isolate mUroPar1 chromosome 7, mUroPar1.hap1, whole genome shotgun sequence genomic DNA:
- the LOC144255954 gene encoding olfactory receptor 1P1-like — protein MAGGNQTNSFEFTLWGLSERPEQQHILFLLFLWMYVITVAGNLLIVLAIGADTRLHTPMYFFLASLSCADILFTSTTVPKALVNIHTQRRSISYAGCLTQLYFFLTFGDMDIFLLATMAYDLFVAICHPLHYAVIMSFQRCMFMVTACWTLTNFVAMTHTFLIFRLSFCSKKTIPDFFCDLGPLMKVSCSDTHVNELVLLFLGGAVILIPFLLILVSYIRIVSAILRVPSARGRLKAFSTCGSHLSVVTLFFGTVIRAYLCPSSSSSNSVVEDTAAAVMYTVVTPLLNPFIYSLRNKDMKGALVRLLRGKVSFLRGQ, from the coding sequence ATGGCAGGAGGGAATCAGACCAACAGCTTTGAGTTCACCCTCTGGGGACTCTCTGAGCGGCCCGAGCAGCAGCACATCCTCTTCCTGCTGTTCCTGTGGATGTACGTGATCACCGTGGCGGGAAACCTGCTCATTGTCTTGGCCATTGGTGCTGACACACgtctccacacccccatgtacttcttcctcgcCAGCCTCTCATGTGCAGACATCCTGTTCACCTCCACCACTGTGCCTAAAGCCCTGGTGAACATCCACACCCAAAGGAGGTCCATCTCCTATGCAGGATGCCTGACCCAGCTCTACTTCTTCTTGACTTTTGGGGACATGGACATCTTTCTCCTGGCCACAATGGCCTATGACCTCTTTGTGGCTATTTGCCACCCTCTCCACTATGCAGTGATCATGAGCTTCCAGCGCTGCATGTTCATGGTGACTGCCTGCTGGACCCTCACAAACTTTGTGGCTATGACCCACACTTTCCTCATATTCCGGCTCTCCTTCTGCTCTAAGAAGACTATTCCTGACTTCTTCTGTGACCTGGGACCCCTAATGAAGGTCTCTTGCTCTGATACCCATGTCAATGAACTTGTACTTCTCTTCTTGGGGGGTGCAGTTATTTTGATCCCCTTTTTGCTCATCCTGGTCTCTTATATCCGGATTGTGTCAGCTATCCTTAGAGTTCCCTCTGCCCGGGGAAGGCTCAAGGCTTTCTCTACCTGTGGCTCACACCTCTCTGTGGTCACCTTGTTCTTTGGGACAGTGATCAGGGCTTATTTGTGCCCCTCATCCTCTTCTTCTAATTCTGTGGTGGAGGACACAGCAGCTGCAGTCATGTACACAGTAGTGACTCCCCTGCTGAACCCCTTCATTTATAGCCTGCGGAACAAGGACATGAAGGGGGCTCTGGTCAGACTTCTCAGGGGCAAAGTCTCCTTCTTGCGGGGCCAGTGA